In one window of Polaromonas naphthalenivorans CJ2 DNA:
- the miaA gene encoding tRNA (adenosine(37)-N6)-dimethylallyltransferase MiaA — MSVSFAPAHSASPPNTSYIALAGPTASGKTAAALAIAEHVPVEIISVDSALVYRGMDIGTAKPSAEELAAVPHHLIDIRDPLHAYSAAEFVLDAQRLIAQISARGRLALLVGGTMLYFKALFDGLDEMPKADAAVRAVLAIEAAEKGWPALHAELAQVDPVTAARLAPNDSQRISRALEVFRVSGQPLSFFQQRNASKNIADNAGGTSAATLISLEPTDRAWLHGRIAQRFDAMLASGFVDEVRALRARGDLTPDLPAMRCVGYRQAWEALDGTSPMSELRDKGVFATRQLAKRQITWLRSMPQRRVVACDDPTALEQVLDLVKARTDAFQ; from the coding sequence ATGTCCGTTTCCTTTGCACCGGCGCACAGCGCATCCCCCCCGAACACCTCTTATATTGCCTTGGCCGGCCCCACCGCGTCGGGCAAAACCGCCGCCGCGCTGGCGATTGCCGAACATGTCCCAGTTGAGATCATCAGCGTCGATTCAGCCCTCGTCTATCGCGGCATGGACATCGGCACGGCCAAGCCCAGCGCTGAAGAACTGGCCGCCGTGCCGCATCACCTGATCGACATCCGCGACCCGCTGCATGCCTACAGCGCGGCCGAGTTCGTGCTGGACGCGCAGCGCCTGATCGCGCAGATCAGCGCGCGCGGCAGGCTGGCGCTGCTGGTCGGCGGCACCATGCTGTACTTCAAGGCGCTGTTCGACGGCCTGGACGAGATGCCCAAGGCCGATGCGGCGGTGCGCGCCGTGCTGGCGATTGAAGCCGCTGAAAAAGGCTGGCCGGCGCTGCATGCCGAGCTGGCGCAGGTGGACCCGGTCACGGCCGCGCGGCTGGCGCCCAACGATTCGCAGCGTATCTCGCGGGCGCTCGAAGTGTTTCGCGTGTCGGGCCAGCCGCTGTCTTTCTTCCAGCAGCGAAACGCTAGCAAAAACATAGCTGACAACGCAGGCGGGACAAGCGCAGCAACCCTTATTTCCCTTGAACCGACAGATCGCGCCTGGCTGCACGGCCGCATCGCCCAGCGTTTTGACGCCATGCTGGCTTCGGGCTTTGTCGATGAAGTCAGGGCCTTGCGCGCGCGCGGCGACCTGACGCCCGACTTGCCGGCCATGCGCTGCGTCGGCTACCGCCAGGCGTGGGAGGCCCTGGACGGCACCAGCCCCATGAGCGAGCTGCGCGACAAGGGTGTTTTCGCCACGCGCCAGCTCGCCAAGCGGCAGATCACCTGGCTGCGCTCCATGCCACAGCGGCGCGTGGTGGCCTGCGACGACCCGACGGCGCTGGAGCAGGTGCTCGATCTGGTGAAGGCCCGGACAGACGCTTTCCAATGA
- a CDS encoding ABC transporter ATP-binding protein produces the protein MSLNISQLGKRYGDTIVFSQVSLSVAPGEFVAIVGESGVGKSTLLNCMAGLDSWDEGTVLLNGADLGAMSDDQRALLRRRHVGFVFQAFHVLPHLDVAQNVALPLLLLGQPDDARVQTLLEAVGLGGLGSRLPQQLSGGQLQRVAIARALVHRPGLLLADEPTGNLDPATAARVMDALIAQTREHGAAMVLVTHSVAAAARADRVLHLSADGITD, from the coding sequence ATGAGCCTGAACATCAGCCAGCTCGGCAAGCGCTACGGCGACACCATCGTCTTCAGCCAGGTCAGCCTTAGCGTGGCGCCCGGCGAATTCGTCGCCATCGTCGGCGAGTCGGGCGTCGGCAAATCGACGCTGCTCAACTGCATGGCCGGGCTCGACAGCTGGGACGAAGGCACGGTACTGCTCAACGGCGCCGACCTGGGCGCGATGAGCGACGACCAGCGCGCGCTGCTGCGCCGCCGCCATGTCGGCTTTGTGTTCCAGGCCTTTCATGTGCTGCCGCACCTAGACGTGGCGCAAAACGTCGCGCTGCCGCTGTTGCTGCTGGGCCAGCCCGACGACGCGCGCGTTCAAACGTTGCTGGAAGCGGTCGGCCTGGGCGGACTGGGGTCGCGCCTGCCGCAGCAGCTGAGCGGCGGGCAGCTGCAGCGCGTGGCGATTGCGCGGGCGCTGGTGCATCGGCCCGGCCTGCTGCTGGCCGACGAGCCAACCGGCAACCTCGACCCGGCCACCGCCGCCAGGGTGATGGACGCGCTGATCGCCCAGACCCGCGAGCACGGCGCGGCGATGGTGCTGGTCACGCATTCAGTCGCCGCCGCGGCGCGCGCCGACCGGGTGCTGCATTTGAGCGCCGACGGCATCACCGACTGA
- a CDS encoding FtsX-like permease family protein: MRALLQTFSWQELRHHPWRNAAAVVAVMLGVALAFSVHLINASALSEFSQAVRAVNGQPDLELRAVQGSFDEALYARVANSGQVAMASPVLEISTYALDENGDRARRQLLRIIGVDALAVASVAPGLMPVPFKGAERMALFVPGTVFLNPAARQVFASGRLQLQDGLQLRSVTVAGSVNAGGGPLAVMDIGAAQDLFSRSGQLSRIDVRLKAGVDTRSFIESLQLPPGITATAPGDAAERVSNLSRAYRVNLTVLALVALFTGAFLVFSVLSLSVAKRAQQFALLGVLGLTGRERLQLVLIESLALGLVGSLAGIALGTALAALALRLLGGDLGGGYFSGVAPTLQWSSGAALTYGALGVAAAGVGGWWPARAAQKLPPAQTLKGLGLAPGAGSGRWLSLLLIAAGVALAMLPPVFGIPLAAYFSVALLLVGGITALPWLITLLYDRLSPWTRHRLLPMLAVERARRVRESAAVAVSGVVASLSLAVALTVMVASFRDSVTHWLDVVLPADLYVRSTLSSAASDTAYFSPEFVQALARLPGVARVGTLRSMPLLLDAGKPAVTLISRPIDDPATALPLVGEALPVPAGQIGIYVSEAMVDLYGARPGTVFLPLSQAFSAFAQAGRAQAATDSIANQKFYVAGVWRDYARQFGAIALAQRDFERLSGDKRVNDLALWLDGKVADAEVQQAIRGLADAQSGGGALLEMASVSQIRATSLKIFDRSFAVTYWLQGVAIAIGLFGVAASFSAQVLARRKEFGLLAHLGLTRRQILTVVAGEGAAWTVIGAFAGLALGLAVSTVLVFVVNPQSFHWTMDLRVPWLRLGLLCAAVVLAGTLTAWLAGRAAAGRDAVLAVKEDW; encoded by the coding sequence ATGCGCGCCCTGCTCCAGACCTTTTCGTGGCAAGAACTTCGCCACCACCCCTGGCGCAATGCCGCCGCCGTCGTGGCGGTGATGCTGGGCGTGGCGCTGGCGTTCTCGGTGCACCTGATCAATGCCTCGGCGCTCAGCGAGTTCTCGCAGGCGGTGCGCGCCGTCAACGGCCAGCCCGACCTCGAATTGCGGGCGGTGCAAGGCAGTTTTGACGAAGCCCTGTACGCGCGCGTGGCCAACAGCGGCCAGGTGGCGATGGCCAGCCCGGTGCTCGAAATCTCGACCTATGCGCTTGATGAAAACGGCGACAGGGCTAGGCGCCAGCTGCTCCGCATCATCGGCGTCGATGCGCTGGCCGTGGCGTCGGTCGCGCCGGGCTTGATGCCGGTGCCGTTCAAGGGCGCGGAGCGGATGGCGCTGTTCGTGCCGGGCACGGTGTTCCTCAACCCGGCGGCGCGCCAGGTCTTCGCCAGCGGCCGCCTGCAGTTGCAGGATGGCTTGCAGTTGCGCAGCGTCACGGTCGCGGGCAGCGTGAACGCCGGCGGCGGGCCGCTGGCCGTCATGGACATCGGCGCGGCGCAGGATCTGTTCAGCCGCAGCGGCCAACTCTCGCGCATCGACGTGCGCCTGAAGGCCGGCGTGGATACGCGCAGCTTTATCGAATCGCTGCAACTGCCGCCCGGCATCACCGCCACCGCGCCGGGCGACGCCGCCGAGCGCGTGAGCAATCTGTCGCGCGCCTACCGCGTCAACCTCACGGTGCTGGCGCTGGTGGCGCTGTTCACCGGCGCGTTTCTGGTGTTCTCGGTGCTGTCGCTGAGCGTGGCCAAGCGGGCGCAGCAGTTTGCCCTGCTTGGAGTGCTGGGGCTAACCGGGCGCGAGCGCCTGCAGCTGGTGCTGATCGAATCGCTGGCGCTGGGGCTTGTCGGCAGCCTGGCCGGCATTGCGCTGGGCACCGCGCTGGCGGCGCTGGCGCTGCGGCTGCTGGGCGGGGATTTGGGCGGCGGCTATTTTTCCGGCGTCGCGCCGACGCTGCAGTGGAGCAGTGGGGCCGCGCTGACTTACGGCGCGCTCGGCGTGGCGGCGGCCGGCGTGGGCGGCTGGTGGCCGGCTCGGGCGGCGCAAAAGCTGCCGCCGGCGCAAACCCTCAAGGGGCTGGGCCTGGCGCCCGGTGCCGGTTCTGGCCGCTGGCTGAGCCTGTTATTGATCGCCGCTGGCGTTGCGCTGGCGATGCTGCCGCCGGTCTTCGGCATTCCGCTGGCGGCTTACTTTTCGGTGGCGCTGCTGCTGGTCGGCGGCATCACCGCGCTGCCGTGGCTGATCACGCTGCTCTACGACCGGCTCAGCCCGTGGACCCGGCACCGCCTGTTGCCGATGCTGGCGGTCGAGCGCGCGCGCCGGGTGCGTGAAAGCGCGGCCGTAGCCGTCAGCGGCGTGGTCGCCTCGCTCAGCCTGGCGGTGGCGCTGACGGTGATGGTGGCGAGCTTTCGCGATTCGGTCACGCACTGGCTCGATGTGGTGCTGCCCGCCGACCTGTATGTGCGCTCCACGCTGAGCAGCGCGGCCAGCGACACGGCTTACTTTTCGCCCGAGTTCGTGCAGGCGCTGGCCCGCCTGCCCGGCGTGGCGCGGGTCGGCACGCTGCGCTCGATGCCCTTGCTGCTGGATGCCGGCAAGCCCGCCGTCACGCTGATTTCCCGGCCCATCGATGATCCGGCGACGGCCCTGCCGCTGGTCGGCGAGGCGCTGCCCGTGCCGGCCGGGCAGATCGGCATTTACGTGAGCGAGGCGATGGTCGATCTGTATGGAGCCCGTCCCGGTACGGTGTTTTTGCCACTTTCACAGGCTTTTAGTGCTTTTGCGCAGGCGGGACGGGCGCAAGCAGCTACTGATTCAATAGCAAACCAGAAATTCTACGTGGCCGGCGTGTGGCGCGACTATGCGCGCCAGTTCGGCGCCATCGCCCTGGCGCAGCGCGATTTCGAGCGCCTGAGCGGCGATAAGCGCGTCAACGACCTGGCGCTGTGGCTCGACGGCAAGGTAGCCGACGCCGAGGTGCAGCAGGCTATACGCGGCCTGGCCGATGCGCAGTCGGGCGGCGGCGCGCTGCTCGAAATGGCCTCGGTCAGCCAGATCCGCGCCACGTCCTTGAAGATTTTCGACCGCAGCTTTGCCGTGACCTACTGGCTGCAGGGCGTGGCGATTGCGATTGGCCTGTTCGGCGTGGCCGCCAGCTTCAGCGCGCAGGTGCTGGCGCGGCGCAAGGAATTCGGCCTGCTGGCGCACCTGGGGCTGACGCGCCGGCAAATCCTGACGGTCGTGGCCGGCGAAGGCGCGGCCTGGACGGTGATTGGCGCTTTTGCCGGCTTGGCACTTGGCTTGGCGGTTTCGACCGTGCTGGTGTTCGTGGTGAATCCGCAAAGCTTTCACTGGACCATGGATTTGCGCGTGCCGTGGCTGCGGCTGGGGCTGCTGTGCGCCGCCGTGGTGCTGGCGGGCACGCTGACCGCCTGGCTGGCCGGGCGCGCGGCGGCGGGCCGGGACGCGGTGCTGGCGGTGAAGGAGGACTGGTAA
- a CDS encoding transporter: MNIPKISNRARNSLLLGLSLTLLAGAARAIDIDAGDYTALPEGTTVGLLYMQHAERNSLYANKQQLPGNNGLDSDIGIVRLLHFTTVGGYRVGPQLLLPFGQLKATGDLAPVLGQRSGMGDLILAATVWTIHEPENKRYLGFTPYLFAPTGSYNTSRALNLGENRWKYVLQVGYIQGLGDKLTLDLAADVTAYGRNDRANPAGQALTQSASYQVQGFMRYALQPGWDLRLGLSRTRNGETRLDGSRQDAAATIDKLQLGAAVFVTPKTQLLATLGRDVSVSNGFKEATRLNLRLLQVF; the protein is encoded by the coding sequence ATGAATATTCCGAAAATTTCCAATCGCGCACGCAATAGCTTGCTGCTGGGCTTGAGCCTCACCCTGCTGGCCGGCGCGGCCCGGGCCATCGACATCGACGCTGGCGACTACACCGCTTTGCCAGAAGGCACCACCGTGGGCCTGCTCTACATGCAGCACGCCGAACGCAACAGCCTCTACGCCAACAAACAACAGCTTCCCGGCAACAACGGACTGGATTCAGACATCGGCATCGTGCGCCTGCTGCACTTCACCACGGTCGGGGGTTATCGGGTCGGCCCGCAACTGCTGCTGCCTTTCGGCCAGCTCAAAGCCACTGGCGATCTGGCTCCGGTGCTGGGCCAGCGTTCCGGCATGGGCGACCTGATTCTTGCCGCGACGGTGTGGACCATCCATGAACCCGAGAACAAACGCTACCTGGGCTTCACGCCCTACCTGTTTGCGCCTACCGGCAGCTACAACACCTCCAGGGCGCTGAACCTGGGTGAAAACCGCTGGAAATACGTGCTGCAGGTGGGCTACATCCAGGGCCTGGGTGACAAGCTGACGCTCGATCTGGCCGCCGATGTGACGGCATATGGCCGCAATGACCGGGCCAACCCGGCGGGCCAGGCGCTGACGCAGTCAGCCTCCTACCAGGTGCAAGGCTTCATGCGTTACGCGCTCCAGCCCGGCTGGGATCTGCGGCTTGGCCTTTCGCGTACCCGCAACGGCGAAACCAGGCTCGATGGCAGCCGCCAGGACGCCGCCGCGACCATTGACAAGCTGCAGCTGGGAGCAGCGGTCTTCGTCACCCCGAAGACGCAACTGCTGGCCACGCTGGGGCGGGATGTTTCCGTCAGCAATGGCTTCAAGGAAGCCACGCGGCTGAACCTGCGCTTGCTGCAAGTGTTCTGA
- a CDS encoding inorganic phosphate transporter, translating to MQTAQTALWVVALLVFMAVAFDFMNGFHDAANSIATVVSTGVLKPGHAVVFAAGFNLLALFIFHLSVAATVGKGIVQPGIVDTHVVFGALMGAIAWNIVTWIYGIPSSSSHALIGGIVGAVIAKSGPSALVAGGIAKTVAFIFISPLLGFLLGSLMMVAVSWICLRTTPSKVDRWFRRLQLVSAGAYSLGHGGNDAQKTIGIIWMLLIATGYTAAGDAAPPTWTIVTCYAAIAAGTMFGGWRIVKTMGQKITKLKPVGGFCAETGGAITLFLATMLGIPVSTTHTITGAIVGVGSTRRASAVRWGVAGTIVWAWIFTIPAAALVAAVAYWISLLLF from the coding sequence ATGCAAACTGCACAGACCGCCCTCTGGGTCGTGGCCCTGCTCGTCTTCATGGCCGTCGCCTTTGACTTCATGAACGGCTTTCACGATGCCGCCAATTCGATTGCCACGGTGGTGTCCACCGGCGTGCTCAAGCCCGGCCATGCCGTGGTGTTTGCCGCCGGTTTCAACCTGCTGGCCCTGTTCATCTTTCACCTCAGCGTGGCTGCCACGGTCGGCAAGGGCATTGTCCAGCCCGGCATCGTCGATACGCACGTCGTGTTCGGCGCGCTGATGGGCGCCATCGCCTGGAACATCGTGACCTGGATCTACGGCATTCCCAGCAGTTCCTCGCATGCGCTGATCGGCGGTATCGTGGGCGCGGTGATCGCCAAGTCCGGCCCCAGCGCCCTGGTTGCGGGTGGCATCGCGAAAACCGTGGCCTTCATTTTCATCTCGCCGCTGCTGGGCTTTTTGCTCGGCTCGCTGATGATGGTGGCCGTGTCCTGGATCTGCCTGCGCACCACGCCGTCCAAGGTGGACCGCTGGTTTCGCCGCCTGCAACTGGTTTCGGCCGGCGCCTACAGCCTGGGCCACGGCGGCAACGATGCCCAGAAAACCATCGGCATCATCTGGATGCTCCTGATTGCCACCGGCTACACCGCCGCGGGCGACGCCGCGCCGCCCACCTGGACCATCGTGACCTGCTACGCGGCGATTGCCGCCGGCACCATGTTCGGCGGCTGGCGCATCGTCAAAACTATGGGCCAGAAGATCACCAAGCTCAAGCCGGTGGGCGGTTTCTGCGCGGAAACCGGCGGCGCCATCACGCTGTTCCTGGCGACCATGCTGGGCATTCCGGTCTCGACCACCCACACCATCACCGGCGCCATCGTCGGCGTGGGCTCCACCCGGCGCGCCTCGGCCGTGCGCTGGGGCGTGGCCGGCACCATCGTCTGGGCCTGGATTTTCACCATTCCGGCGGCGGCTTTGGTGGCTGCGGTGGCTTACTGGATCAGTTTGCTGCTGTTTTAA
- a CDS encoding alpha/beta hydrolase yields MKHWPILSTLLLTFAILAGCATLDEQQRGWIFQPSDRSWGGSAELARDMQNVWIGFDSTTTGRPVKLHGLWLPADKQQTGWNGAKAPLLLYLHGARWNVEGSAPRIRRMQELGFSVLAVDYRGFGKSSPDLPSENMAYEDAQAAWRWLAAHHPGQPRYIFGHSLGGAVAIELASRVHDEAGTIVEGTFTSIADVVSTMKWGWLPLSALITQPFESVQKVARLGSPLLVVHGTKDTMILPSLGRKLYEAAQQPKAFVLVEGGSHFNTNTLGQAQYRVALADLFGARAAGTLVTQR; encoded by the coding sequence ATGAAACACTGGCCCATCCTTTCCACCCTGCTGTTGACATTCGCGATTCTGGCCGGCTGCGCCACGCTCGATGAACAGCAGCGCGGCTGGATCTTCCAGCCCAGCGACCGCAGCTGGGGCGGCAGCGCCGAACTGGCGCGGGACATGCAGAATGTCTGGATCGGCTTTGATTCGACAACCACCGGCCGCCCGGTGAAACTGCACGGGCTGTGGCTGCCGGCCGACAAGCAGCAAACCGGCTGGAACGGCGCCAAGGCCCCGCTGCTGCTGTACCTGCACGGCGCGCGCTGGAATGTCGAGGGTTCGGCGCCGCGCATCCGCCGCATGCAGGAACTCGGGTTTTCGGTGCTGGCCGTCGATTACCGGGGCTTTGGCAAAAGCTCGCCCGACCTGCCGTCTGAAAACATGGCCTACGAAGACGCGCAGGCCGCTTGGCGCTGGCTGGCCGCGCATCATCCGGGCCAGCCGCGCTACATCTTCGGCCATTCGCTGGGCGGCGCGGTGGCCATCGAGCTGGCCTCGCGCGTCCATGACGAGGCGGGCACGATTGTCGAGGGCACGTTCACCTCCATCGCCGATGTGGTCAGCACCATGAAATGGGGCTGGCTGCCGCTGAGCGCGCTGATCACCCAGCCTTTCGAGTCGGTGCAAAAAGTGGCCCGCCTGGGCTCGCCGCTGCTGGTCGTGCATGGCACGAAAGACACCATGATCCTGCCGTCACTGGGCCGCAAGCTGTATGAAGCGGCGCAGCAGCCCAAGGCCTTCGTGCTGGTCGAGGGCGGCTCGCACTTCAACACCAACACGCTCGGGCAGGCGCAATACCGCGTGGCGCTGGCCGACCTGTTCGGCGCCCGTGCGGCGGGCACGCTGGTCACCCAGCGGTAG
- the mutL gene encoding DNA mismatch repair endonuclease MutL: MTPQDPAARRPIRDLPDELISQIAAGEVVERPASVVRELLDNALDAGATQVTVRLSAGGVRLILVEDDGLGIPREELPVALRRHATSKIASLQDLEAVGTMGFRGEALAAINSIADMSLLSRTLDTEHAWQLDGRTGEIKPASRARGTSVEVRELFYATPARRKFLKTDATELAHCIDAVRRHALVRPDVGFAIWHEGKLVEQWRACSGALAGEHSLPHHDQRLADVLGAEFVEQSIAVHYESSARRADGRPAVRVWGRAGIPDAARTRADQQFAYVNGRYVRDKVLSHAARSAYEDVLHGQRQPVYALYVEIDPARIDVNVHPTKIEVRFRDSREVHQAVRHATEDALAAPRAGAALADKPAAESAVQPVVGGMFESNKAFAQQGWAQPAINFRANQGSHASDFEALWPAPPGTGRPSAPSSPMPGAPPAPTENPQASAPPETSSLPQGDWPLGRALAQLQGVYILAENAQGLIIVDMHAAHERIVYERLKSQFDASRIASQPLLIPATFAATAQEVATAEASTDTLALLGLEITPFSPKTLAVRAVPTSLAAGDAVELARSVLAELAQHDASTVIQRAQNELLGTMACHGAVRANRRLTVDEMNALLRQMEATERSDQCNHGRPTWRQLSLKELDSLFLRGR, encoded by the coding sequence ATGACGCCTCAAGACCCGGCCGCGCGCCGCCCCATCCGTGACCTTCCCGATGAACTGATCAGCCAGATCGCGGCTGGCGAGGTGGTCGAGCGCCCGGCGTCGGTGGTGCGCGAGCTGCTGGACAACGCGCTCGATGCCGGCGCGACGCAGGTCACGGTGCGCCTGTCGGCGGGCGGCGTGCGGCTGATCCTGGTCGAAGACGACGGCCTGGGCATTCCGCGCGAAGAATTGCCGGTGGCGCTACGCCGCCACGCCACCAGCAAGATCGCGTCGCTGCAGGACCTGGAAGCCGTCGGCACCATGGGTTTTCGGGGCGAGGCGCTGGCCGCGATCAACTCGATTGCCGACATGAGCCTGCTGTCCAGAACACTGGACACTGAGCACGCCTGGCAGCTCGATGGCCGCACCGGCGAGATCAAGCCGGCGTCCCGCGCGCGCGGCACCAGCGTCGAGGTGCGCGAGCTGTTCTACGCCACGCCGGCCCGGCGCAAATTCTTGAAGACCGACGCCACCGAACTGGCGCATTGCATCGACGCCGTGCGCCGCCATGCGCTGGTGCGGCCCGACGTGGGTTTTGCCATCTGGCACGAGGGCAAGCTGGTCGAGCAGTGGCGCGCCTGCAGCGGCGCATTGGCCGGCGAGCACAGCCTGCCGCACCACGACCAGCGCCTGGCCGACGTGCTGGGCGCGGAGTTCGTCGAGCAGTCGATTGCAGTGCATTACGAAAGCAGCGCCCGCCGCGCCGATGGCCGGCCCGCCGTTCGCGTCTGGGGCCGGGCCGGCATTCCGGACGCCGCCCGCACGCGCGCCGACCAGCAGTTTGCCTACGTCAACGGCCGCTACGTGCGCGACAAGGTGCTGAGCCACGCCGCCCGCAGCGCCTACGAAGACGTGCTGCACGGCCAGCGCCAGCCGGTGTATGCGCTGTATGTCGAGATCGACCCGGCGCGGATCGACGTGAACGTGCATCCGACCAAGATCGAGGTGCGCTTTCGCGACAGCCGCGAGGTGCATCAGGCGGTGCGCCACGCGACCGAGGATGCGCTGGCCGCGCCGCGCGCAGGCGCGGCCCTTGCCGACAAACCGGCGGCCGAAAGCGCCGTGCAGCCGGTCGTTGGCGGTATGTTTGAATCAAACAAGGCATTTGCGCAACAGGGATGGGCGCAACCAGCTATCAATTTCAGAGCAAACCAGGGCAGCCACGCCTCGGACTTTGAAGCCCTGTGGCCGGCGCCGCCGGGAACAGGCCGCCCGTCGGCCCCCAGCAGCCCGATGCCGGGTGCGCCCCCTGCCCCCACGGAAAACCCGCAGGCCAGCGCGCCGCCTGAAACCAGCAGCCTGCCCCAGGGCGACTGGCCGCTGGGCCGCGCCCTCGCCCAGCTGCAGGGCGTCTATATCCTGGCCGAAAACGCCCAGGGTCTGATCATCGTGGACATGCACGCGGCCCACGAGCGCATCGTCTATGAGCGGCTGAAAAGCCAGTTCGATGCCTCGCGCATCGCCAGCCAGCCGCTGTTGATCCCGGCGACGTTTGCCGCCACGGCGCAGGAAGTGGCCACGGCTGAAGCCTCAACCGACACGCTGGCCCTGCTGGGACTGGAGATCACGCCTTTTTCGCCCAAAACGCTGGCGGTGCGGGCCGTGCCGACCAGCCTGGCTGCGGGCGACGCGGTCGAACTGGCGCGCAGTGTGCTGGCCGAACTGGCCCAGCATGACGCCAGCACCGTGATTCAGCGCGCGCAGAACGAGCTGCTCGGCACCATGGCCTGCCACGGCGCGGTGCGCGCCAACAGGCGGCTGACCGTTGATGAAATGAACGCCCTGCTGCGCCAGATGGAAGCGACCGAACGCTCCGACCAGTGCAACCACGGCCGGCCGACCTGGCGCCAGCTCAGCCTGAAGGAACTCGACAGCCTGTTTTTGCGCGGGCGCTAG
- the bktB gene encoding beta-ketothiolase BktB yields MTREVVVVSGVRTAIGTFGGSLKDTPPTELAALVVRESLARAGVEGKDVGHVVFGHVVNTEAKDMYLSRVAAVNGGCAEGTPAFNVNRLCGSGLQAIISASQSILLGDADIAIGGGAENMSRGPYASLATRFGARMGDTKMIDMVVGALHDPFHTIHMGVTAENIAAKYGISREEQDALAVQSHNRAQKAIEAGYFKEQIVPVMLKSRKGEVAYDTDEHFRPNCTMADMAKLKPVFVKENGTVTAGNASGINDAAAAVVLMEAGVAEARGLKPLARLVAYAHAGVDPKYMGIGPVPATQLALKKAGLTVSDLDVIEANEAFAAQACAVTRDLGLDPAKVNPNGSGISLGHPIGATGALITVKALHELQRIGGRYALVTMCIGGGQGIAAIFERI; encoded by the coding sequence ATGACCCGTGAAGTAGTCGTTGTCAGCGGTGTGCGCACCGCCATTGGAACCTTTGGCGGCAGCCTGAAGGACACGCCGCCCACCGAACTGGCCGCGCTGGTCGTTCGCGAATCGCTCGCGCGCGCCGGCGTCGAAGGCAAGGATGTCGGCCACGTCGTGTTCGGCCATGTCGTCAACACCGAAGCGAAAGACATGTACCTCTCGCGCGTGGCAGCGGTCAACGGCGGCTGCGCCGAAGGCACGCCCGCGTTCAACGTCAACCGCCTGTGCGGCTCGGGCCTGCAGGCCATCATCTCGGCCAGCCAGTCGATTTTGCTGGGTGACGCCGACATCGCCATCGGCGGCGGCGCCGAGAACATGAGCCGCGGCCCCTACGCCAGCCTGGCCACGCGCTTTGGCGCGCGCATGGGCGACACCAAGATGATCGACATGGTGGTCGGCGCGCTGCACGACCCGTTTCACACCATCCACATGGGCGTGACGGCCGAGAACATCGCCGCCAAATACGGCATCAGCCGCGAAGAGCAGGACGCGCTGGCCGTGCAAAGCCACAACCGCGCGCAAAAAGCCATCGAGGCGGGCTACTTCAAGGAGCAGATCGTCCCGGTGATGCTGAAAAGCCGCAAGGGCGAGGTCGCCTACGACACGGACGAGCATTTCCGCCCCAACTGCACCATGGCCGACATGGCCAAGCTCAAGCCGGTGTTCGTCAAGGAAAACGGCACGGTGACCGCCGGCAACGCCTCGGGCATCAACGACGCGGCCGCCGCCGTGGTCTTGATGGAAGCGGGCGTTGCCGAAGCGCGTGGCCTCAAGCCCCTGGCCCGCCTGGTCGCCTACGCGCATGCCGGCGTCGATCCGAAGTACATGGGCATCGGCCCGGTGCCGGCCACGCAGCTGGCGCTGAAGAAAGCCGGCCTGACGGTCAGCGACCTGGACGTGATCGAGGCCAACGAAGCGTTTGCCGCGCAGGCCTGCGCCGTCACGCGCGACCTGGGGCTGGATCCGGCCAAGGTCAACCCGAACGGCTCGGGCATCTCGCTGGGCCACCCGATTGGCGCGACCGGCGCCCTGATCACCGTCAAGGCGCTGCACGAGCTGCAGCGCATCGGGGGCCGCTACGCCTTGGTCACGATGTGCATCGGCGGCGGCCAGGGCATCGCGGCGATTTTCGAGCGCATCTGA